One Natronomonas moolapensis 8.8.11 genomic region harbors:
- a CDS encoding DapH/DapD/GlmU-related protein has product MYIESYGPDRTLDLGPEPTLHDPVSVSGSELGAWTEVREGSRIHASTLSDYSYVMERVQLDYADVGKFVNVASHARLGPTNHPIHRPTAHHFTYRCEMYELADEDDESVFEWRADQPVEVGHDSWIGHNATVLPDVTIGNGAVVAAGAVVTHDVEPYTVVAGVPAEPIDRRFSPEVAARLEATEWWHWNHETIGERLAEFRDLETFLQAYAPATETVEG; this is encoded by the coding sequence GTGTATATCGAATCATACGGGCCGGACCGCACGCTCGATCTCGGTCCGGAACCGACGCTCCACGACCCTGTCTCCGTCTCCGGGAGCGAACTCGGCGCGTGGACCGAAGTCCGCGAGGGCTCGCGTATTCACGCATCGACGCTCAGCGATTACAGCTATGTGATGGAGCGCGTCCAGCTCGATTATGCCGACGTCGGCAAGTTTGTGAACGTCGCCTCCCACGCCCGGCTGGGACCGACCAATCACCCGATACACCGACCGACAGCCCACCACTTCACCTATCGGTGTGAGATGTACGAGCTGGCCGACGAGGACGACGAGTCCGTTTTCGAGTGGCGTGCCGACCAGCCCGTCGAGGTCGGTCACGACAGTTGGATCGGCCACAACGCGACGGTCCTCCCGGACGTCACGATCGGGAACGGGGCGGTCGTCGCGGCCGGCGCCGTCGTCACGCACGACGTCGAGCCCTACACGGTCGTCGCGGGCGTCCCCGCCGAACCGATCGACCGCCGGTTTTCCCCGGAGGTTGCGGCCCGCCTGGAAGCGACCGAGTGGTGGCACTGGAACCACGAAACGATCGGCGAGCGCCTCGCCGAATTCCGTGATCTCGAGACGTTCCTGCAGGCGTACGCGCCGGCGACCGAAACCGTCGAGGGGTGA